The Candidatus Equadaptatus faecalis genomic sequence ATTTTCCGTTTTCTTTATTCTGCTTTCCGGCCGAGCGGTTTCAATCGTTTTCTTTACGGCTGTTTCCTCGGCGGAAACAGCTTTTGACGCCGATTTAACAGGACGCGCAGGAGCTATCGAAACATGCCCCAACTCTTTGCGGGTTTCGTTCTTTTTTTGTTTCTGCTCTTTCTTCACTGCAGGAATTTCAGGTTTATCCAGCGTTTCTTCCTGCGCTGCAGTTCGTTTTTCCGTTCTTTTGCGGATAATCTGCGTAATCTGACGGTCTTCCTGTTCTGCAATATCTTCCGTGCAGATTTCCGTAGGAGAATAGAAGAACAGCTTTATGCTGAAAAACAACAGAGCCAAGGCAACAAGGACAGCCAGCGGAAGAATGAACTGTCCGAAGGTAATCATTGTTTTTCCGCTCTGCAGCGTTTTGTCTTTTCTTGAAATCACCGTTTACACCCCTTATGCTATGCAAACTGCCCGAGTTCGCGCAGAGTTCTTTTCCTGTCCGTGCAGTTAAATTTTCTTTTTCCGTATTTTTCAACGTCGGCGGCAAGCATTCTGCTTTCCGTGCAGCCTGCCCATGCAAGCACAAACTCCGTATCCGCCTCTTTGGCACTGGTCAGTCTGAGTTTCGGAGTCTTTTTCTTGATTTTCCTGACTTCTGCCGTAAGCAGTTTGTAGCGTCTTTTTATTTCAGCCTGTCCTATAAACGCTTCTTTCTGCCATTTTGTCCACGGCTTGGGAATAAACGCTCCGGCGGAAATCACAAGACTCTGTCCCGTAACTTCAATAATTTCCGCGCACAGTTCCGCTATGCTTTTCACGTCAGTGTCGGTTTCGCCCGGCAAACCTATCATGAAGTACAGCTTCACGCTGTTTATGCCGTATTCTGCAGCCATTTTCAGTTTTTCAACAACAAGAGCGTTGCTGAATTTTTTCCCGCATGCTGCTCTGAGTTTTTCATTTCCCGTCTCAGGCGCCACGGTTATACTGTGCCGTCCGCCCAAAGAGAGAGCTTCAAGCATTTTTCCGCTGAGCCTGTCTATTCTCAGCGAAGCAAAAGACACCGATTTGCCGTTTTTATGCAGCATATCAAGAATTTTGTCTATATCGGGATAATCTCCTGCTTCCGGTGTAATAAGCCCTACCTGGTCAAATTCAAGTTTTCGGCACAAATTTTCAAAACTTTCTTCAAGCAGGGAAAATTCCCTGAATCTTGCCTTACCGAAACAGGCAGGCAGCGTACAATAACTGCAATTTCTGATACAGCCTCTCTGCAGTTCAAGCAGAAGCGTACTGCCAAAAGCCCCTCTGTCCGTAATCCAGCTGCTGTGCATCGGGTGTTTTCCGTCAATCAGCTGTTCCCTGCCGATTTTCTTTTTCGCGGCAACACCGCCGTTCGTCACTTCAAACGGCGGAACAAACACGGACTCAATTCCGGATAATTTCTTCCAGAGTTTTTCCCTGTCCCTGTCTTCGTCGTATTCCTTTACAGCATTGATAATTTCCGGCATTATATCCAGTCCGTCCCCGAGTATCACCGCATCTGACACTGATGAAACAAGCAGCGGATTTATATAGGTTACAGCCCCTCCGACTATAACTACCGGATAATCGTTTTCTTTTCTTTTAAAAGGATTCAGCGGTATATTTGCGTTGCACAGCCACTGAAAAAACTTCTCCACGTCAGGTTCGTAGGCTATGCTCGCACTGATAACCGGAAAGCGTTCAAGCAGAGTATCCCTGTCAACAGAACGGTAAGGGACTGGCGATTCAAAAAAACGCTCCGCGGCAATTCCGCTTTCCCTGAGCATGCGAAAAACATACTGATAACCAAGGTTGGCAGAACCAATGGAATAGTCTGCCGGATAAAACATTGCCCAAGGAAGCTTTCCTCCCTTAGGCAACGAAACAGACCATTGTTCACTGCTGCGGTACTCTTCCCAGCTCTTCCACTCGGTTATTCTGCCCATCTATTCCTCTTCCTGCTTTTTCAGCCGGCGTCGGAGAATTGAAGGCGTATCATAGCTGTTTGCGTCACTTTCGCTCTGGAAAATATTTACGCTGTTTCCGGCGGCATTTTCCTCCTCCTGTACGGTTTTGTACT encodes the following:
- a CDS encoding radical SAM protein; this encodes MGRITEWKSWEEYRSSEQWSVSLPKGGKLPWAMFYPADYSIGSANLGYQYVFRMLRESGIAAERFFESPVPYRSVDRDTLLERFPVISASIAYEPDVEKFFQWLCNANIPLNPFKRKENDYPVVIVGGAVTYINPLLVSSVSDAVILGDGLDIMPEIINAVKEYDEDRDREKLWKKLSGIESVFVPPFEVTNGGVAAKKKIGREQLIDGKHPMHSSWITDRGAFGSTLLLELQRGCIRNCSYCTLPACFGKARFREFSLLEESFENLCRKLEFDQVGLITPEAGDYPDIDKILDMLHKNGKSVSFASLRIDRLSGKMLEALSLGGRHSITVAPETGNEKLRAACGKKFSNALVVEKLKMAAEYGINSVKLYFMIGLPGETDTDVKSIAELCAEIIEVTGQSLVISAGAFIPKPWTKWQKEAFIGQAEIKRRYKLLTAEVRKIKKKTPKLRLTSAKEADTEFVLAWAGCTESRMLAADVEKYGKRKFNCTDRKRTLRELGQFA